Proteins encoded together in one Chryseobacterium taklimakanense window:
- a CDS encoding SRPBCC family protein, whose protein sequence is MLLLLGIYAASMYFVEESKTFTVEKEISYPIEKVYPQFNNLQNFTRWNHYFSDSRNMTIDYFSPYEGQGAALSFNDEKAGKRGDMFIRYENPFSTLKYQLFEGKESNPYLINVKFKMVSPTRTKMTWFVHTPKQPWMKRSVNLWSESDFVENLDKSMVSLSNILSNKVDKDQLLTSIKYDSLMVEEAEGNLLLGVNVSTPNKGDQLIKNIVLNHNKVFNFVTNDLDKREDEFGFPVLLTDANNYRDKEIAYFYGIPLSKRIGVSDNNFSFLTVNPSKQYVIYFQGNYKNRLRAIQELLQRAKKDSMRYGELQQMFIEPPHQGGDVNVKLSLPVYR, encoded by the coding sequence GTGCTTCTGTTGTTGGGAATTTATGCGGCTTCTATGTATTTTGTAGAGGAAAGCAAAACGTTTACTGTGGAAAAGGAAATCAGTTATCCCATCGAAAAAGTTTATCCGCAGTTCAACAATTTACAGAATTTCACCCGCTGGAACCACTACTTCAGCGATTCCAGGAACATGACCATCGATTACTTTTCACCCTACGAAGGGCAGGGCGCAGCCTTGTCATTCAATGATGAAAAAGCCGGTAAGCGGGGCGATATGTTCATCCGCTACGAAAACCCTTTCAGCACTTTAAAATATCAGCTCTTCGAAGGTAAGGAAAGCAACCCCTATCTCATCAATGTTAAATTTAAAATGGTGTCGCCAACCAGGACTAAAATGACCTGGTTTGTGCATACGCCGAAACAGCCTTGGATGAAACGCTCTGTGAACCTTTGGAGTGAAAGCGATTTCGTGGAGAATCTGGATAAAAGTATGGTCAGCCTTTCCAATATTCTCAGCAATAAAGTAGATAAAGACCAGCTTTTAACCTCGATAAAGTACGACAGCCTCATGGTGGAAGAAGCGGAAGGTAACCTCCTTTTAGGCGTGAATGTAAGCACCCCGAACAAAGGCGACCAGCTGATCAAAAATATCGTCCTGAACCATAACAAGGTTTTCAATTTCGTGACGAATGATTTGGATAAGCGTGAAGATGAATTCGGGTTTCCGGTACTGCTTACGGATGCCAATAACTACAGGGATAAGGAAATTGCCTATTTCTACGGCATTCCGCTTTCAAAGAGGATCGGTGTTTCAGACAATAATTTCAGTTTCCTCACGGTGAATCCCTCCAAACAGTATGTCATCTATTTTCAGGGAAACTATAAAAACCGATTGCGCGCCATTCAGGAGCTTTTGCAAAGGGCAAAAAAAGATTCGATGCGCTATGGTGAACTCCAGCAGATGTTCATAGAGCCACCTCACCAAGGGGGCGATGTGAATGTCAAACTTTCGCTGCCCGTCTACAGGTAG
- a CDS encoding glucose-1-phosphate adenylyltransferase yields MNPNVLSIVLGGGRGTRLFPLTYSRSKPAVPIAGKYRLVDIPISNCLNSGYNKILVLTQFNSASLNSHIKNSYNFDIFSRGFVDILAAEQNVENDQWYQGTADAVRQSMKHMDKYEYDLVLILSGDQLYQMDFREMVDFHCANEADITIATIPVNAKDATGFGILKASEAGNIESFIEKPAEDILHEWRSETSEKSRSEGKEYLASMGIYIFNKKVLKKIFGEDPGDDFGKDLIPNAMNNGYKTMSFQYDGYWTDIGTIESFYQANLDLAQDLPKFNLFSTSPIYTRARMLPPSKIMGSYVQRAVFGDGCIVMADKIENSIIGNRTRIDKGSTVVSSYVMGADLYQPTEEIMENENSGKPNIGIGKYCYIERAIIDKNARIGNNVRIIGGRHLPDGDYDTHSIKDGIVVVKKGATIYDGTHIA; encoded by the coding sequence ATGAATCCCAACGTTCTTTCAATTGTTTTAGGCGGTGGCAGAGGCACCAGGCTTTTTCCGCTCACTTATTCCCGCTCCAAACCGGCAGTGCCCATTGCAGGCAAATACAGATTGGTAGACATCCCAATTTCCAACTGTCTGAATTCGGGTTACAACAAAATACTTGTGCTGACGCAGTTCAACTCCGCTTCACTCAATTCACACATCAAAAACTCTTACAATTTTGATATTTTCAGCAGAGGGTTTGTCGATATTCTCGCAGCAGAGCAGAACGTGGAAAACGATCAGTGGTACCAGGGAACGGCAGATGCCGTACGCCAGAGCATGAAACATATGGATAAGTATGAATACGACCTTGTTCTTATCCTCTCCGGAGACCAGCTGTACCAGATGGATTTCCGGGAGATGGTGGATTTCCATTGCGCAAATGAAGCGGATATTACCATTGCTACCATTCCGGTTAATGCTAAAGATGCGACGGGTTTTGGTATTTTAAAGGCCAGTGAGGCGGGAAACATTGAATCGTTCATAGAAAAACCGGCAGAGGACATCCTCCACGAATGGCGTTCTGAAACCTCAGAAAAAAGCAGAAGTGAAGGCAAGGAATATCTGGCCTCCATGGGAATCTATATTTTCAATAAAAAGGTTCTGAAGAAAATTTTCGGTGAGGATCCGGGAGATGATTTCGGGAAAGACCTGATACCAAACGCAATGAACAACGGTTACAAGACGATGAGCTTTCAGTACGACGGTTACTGGACTGACATCGGTACGATTGAATCTTTTTACCAGGCCAACCTCGATCTGGCACAGGATCTGCCGAAATTCAACCTTTTCAGCACCAGCCCAATCTATACCAGGGCAAGAATGCTCCCGCCGTCTAAAATTATGGGCAGCTATGTGCAGCGTGCCGTTTTTGGGGACGGCTGCATCGTGATGGCCGACAAAATTGAAAATTCCATCATCGGCAACAGAACCCGGATCGACAAGGGAAGTACCGTAGTCAGTTCTTACGTTATGGGTGCCGATTTATATCAGCCAACCGAAGAGATCATGGAAAATGAAAACTCCGGCAAGCCTAATATTGGCATTGGTAAATACTGCTATATCGAGCGCGCCATCATTGATAAAAATGCCAGAATCGGGAATAATGTAAGGATCATCGGCGGCCGCCATTTGCCGGACGGCGATTATGACACCCACTCCATTAAAGACGGCATCGTCGTCGTGAAGAAAGGTGCTACCATCTACGACGGAACGCACATCGCTTAA
- a CDS encoding glycogen synthase has product MKIFHLSMECYPVAKVGGLGDVVGALPKYQNKIEGIDAKVVMPWYNRQFVHDHDFETVFDGFIHQSHHMFQVQVMKERGNTLGFELYLVKIPGLLDRDNPYGYWDESQQFLAFQHGVLHWLSAMKIRPDVLHCHDYHTGLVPFMVEHCPEFRFLKGVKTIGTIHNGEYQGQMKWEMLNYFPWINGETNLGLLDWAGMINPLAAMLKCCHAFNAVSGGYMEELYHSLRGLETLVQQEHAKAYGIINGIDTEVWNPETDDMLDFNYGKEDAEQGKRRNKIEICEEYGLNPDLPLIGFIGRFAGEKGADLLPEIVWKSIRQTHGKLNIIVLGSGDKDTENRLKDLDDHFSNFALDLGYKEALSHRIYASADFLLMPSRVEPCGLNQMYAMRYGTIPVVRYTGGLKDTVQDITTGGAGLNFAYPSADDAVNALHRALNIYADKKLMTNLIAANMNFNFSWEKSAENYVNLYRK; this is encoded by the coding sequence ATGAAAATTTTTCACCTTTCCATGGAGTGCTATCCGGTCGCCAAAGTCGGCGGGCTCGGTGATGTGGTAGGCGCTTTGCCGAAGTATCAGAATAAGATTGAAGGAATCGATGCTAAAGTGGTGATGCCCTGGTACAACCGCCAGTTCGTGCACGATCACGATTTCGAGACTGTTTTCGACGGTTTTATCCATCAGTCGCACCATATGTTTCAGGTGCAGGTAATGAAGGAGCGAGGAAATACTCTCGGTTTTGAACTTTATCTGGTTAAAATCCCCGGGCTTCTGGATCGCGACAATCCGTACGGGTACTGGGATGAGAGCCAGCAGTTTCTGGCCTTTCAGCACGGCGTTTTGCACTGGCTGAGCGCGATGAAGATCCGCCCGGACGTTTTGCACTGCCACGATTACCATACCGGCCTGGTTCCGTTTATGGTGGAGCACTGTCCGGAATTCCGTTTCCTGAAAGGGGTAAAAACCATCGGTACCATTCATAACGGTGAATATCAGGGGCAGATGAAATGGGAGATGCTGAATTATTTCCCGTGGATAAATGGTGAAACCAATCTTGGGCTGCTGGACTGGGCCGGAATGATCAATCCGCTCGCTGCGATGCTGAAATGCTGCCACGCTTTCAATGCGGTGTCAGGCGGTTATATGGAAGAACTCTATCACAGTCTGCGGGGCCTTGAAACGCTTGTGCAGCAGGAACACGCGAAAGCTTACGGCATCATTAACGGGATTGACACTGAAGTCTGGAATCCGGAAACCGATGATATGCTTGATTTCAATTATGGAAAAGAGGACGCAGAACAGGGCAAACGCAGGAATAAAATCGAAATTTGTGAAGAGTACGGCTTAAATCCCGATTTACCGCTCATCGGATTCATCGGTAGGTTCGCCGGTGAAAAGGGGGCTGATTTGCTGCCGGAAATCGTGTGGAAAAGCATCCGGCAAACTCACGGAAAATTAAACATCATCGTTCTTGGCTCCGGTGATAAAGATACTGAAAACCGTTTGAAAGACCTGGATGATCACTTCAGCAATTTTGCTCTGGATCTGGGTTATAAAGAAGCCCTGTCGCACAGGATTTATGCTTCGGCAGATTTCCTGCTGATGCCTTCCAGGGTAGAGCCGTGCGGGCTTAACCAGATGTACGCCATGCGCTACGGCACCATACCGGTCGTTCGCTATACCGGCGGCCTCAAGGATACGGTGCAGGACATTACCACAGGTGGTGCGGGACTCAATTTTGCATACCCAAGTGCTGACGACGCGGTGAATGCTTTACACCGGGCGCTGAATATTTACGCGGATAAAAAACTGATGACAAATCTCATTGCCGCCAATATGAATTTCAATTTTTCATGGGAAAAATCTGCTGAAAATTATGTAAATTTATACAGGAAATAA
- the glgB gene encoding 1,4-alpha-glucan branching protein GlgB, whose amino-acid sequence MQNVLPHTLFSEQDVYLFREGKHYRLYDKFGSHAATVEDQDGTYFAVWAPNAKEVSVIGNFNGWHSGVHKLYPRWDSSGIWEGFIPGLSWGTVYKYAIRTGKGELLEKSDPYALSWEQNLQAASLISTTWFEWNDDSWMADRWKRNSLEAPLSVYELHLGSWMRSPDNPERFLSYRQIAESLVPYIKEMGFTHVEFMPVMEHPYEPSWGYQITGFFAANSRFGSPQDLMFLINELHRNGIGVILDWVPSHFPGDANGLHYFDGTHLYEHEDPRRGFHPQWNSHIFNYGRPEVKSFLISNAMFWLDRYHADGLRVDAVTSMLYLDYARKEGEWIPNMFGGNVNLEAKDFLQDLNTAVYKDFPDVITIAEESSDFPMLTKPVHHGGIGFGMKWMMGWMHDTLKYFKEDPINRKYHHNKLTFPSMYMYNENYMMPLSHDEVVHGKASMIYKMPGDEWQKFANLRALYTYMYTQPPAKLLFMGNEFGQTSEWRFAESLDWHLLEHKVHKGLQEFVKDLNHLYRDEKSLFENQFSPCGFEWVEANDGNNSIYIYLRKGKEEDEVTMTVLNLTPRVFDYKIGVNEGTNWEVILNSDDEKYGGSGVKAEIIDEEDDEWMYRPNAIILKLPPLAGVVLKQKKTPEGRKKAAAETSEIKDGKKPAAGKKPAKTTAKKAAVPEETRQKVSKLKKAAGEAAKEIKPKKTV is encoded by the coding sequence ATGCAAAACGTTCTGCCACACACGCTTTTTTCCGAACAGGATGTTTATCTTTTCAGGGAAGGTAAGCACTACCGCCTTTATGATAAATTCGGTTCACACGCTGCAACTGTTGAAGATCAGGATGGTACTTATTTTGCAGTTTGGGCACCCAACGCAAAGGAGGTTTCCGTCATTGGAAACTTCAATGGCTGGCATTCCGGGGTGCATAAGCTGTATCCGCGCTGGGACAGTTCAGGAATTTGGGAAGGCTTTATTCCCGGCTTATCCTGGGGCACGGTTTACAAATATGCGATCCGCACCGGCAAAGGCGAACTTTTAGAGAAAAGCGATCCCTACGCCCTGAGCTGGGAACAGAATTTACAGGCCGCATCACTCATTTCAACAACGTGGTTCGAATGGAATGATGACAGCTGGATGGCAGACCGCTGGAAGAGAAACAGCCTTGAAGCACCGCTTTCCGTATATGAGCTGCACTTGGGCTCGTGGATGCGCAGTCCGGACAATCCGGAGCGTTTTCTGAGTTACCGCCAGATTGCCGAAAGTTTGGTGCCATACATCAAAGAGATGGGTTTCACGCACGTAGAATTCATGCCGGTGATGGAACACCCGTACGAACCCAGTTGGGGCTACCAGATCACGGGGTTCTTCGCAGCCAATTCGCGTTTTGGTTCACCCCAGGATCTCATGTTTTTAATCAATGAACTTCACAGAAACGGAATCGGCGTCATTTTGGACTGGGTTCCCTCGCATTTCCCGGGCGATGCCAATGGTCTGCATTATTTCGACGGCACCCATCTTTACGAACACGAAGACCCAAGGAGAGGCTTCCATCCGCAGTGGAATTCCCATATCTTCAATTATGGCCGGCCGGAAGTGAAGTCGTTTTTAATCTCCAATGCGATGTTCTGGCTCGACCGTTACCATGCAGACGGTCTGCGGGTAGATGCCGTAACCTCGATGCTTTACCTTGATTATGCCAGGAAAGAAGGCGAATGGATTCCGAATATGTTTGGCGGAAATGTGAACCTGGAGGCCAAAGATTTTTTGCAGGATTTAAATACCGCAGTTTATAAGGATTTTCCGGATGTGATTACAATTGCCGAGGAAAGTTCAGATTTCCCGATGCTTACAAAACCCGTACACCACGGCGGAATCGGGTTCGGAATGAAATGGATGATGGGCTGGATGCACGATACGCTGAAATACTTTAAGGAAGATCCCATAAACCGGAAATACCACCACAACAAGCTCACCTTCCCGTCAATGTATATGTATAATGAAAATTATATGATGCCGCTTTCCCACGATGAGGTGGTGCACGGCAAGGCGAGCATGATCTATAAAATGCCCGGCGACGAGTGGCAGAAATTTGCCAACCTGCGGGCGCTCTACACCTATATGTACACGCAGCCGCCTGCCAAACTGCTATTTATGGGTAATGAATTCGGACAGACCAGCGAATGGCGTTTTGCAGAATCGCTCGACTGGCATTTGCTGGAACATAAGGTGCACAAGGGTTTACAGGAATTCGTGAAAGACCTTAACCACCTCTACCGGGACGAAAAATCGCTCTTCGAAAACCAGTTCAGTCCCTGTGGTTTTGAATGGGTGGAGGCTAACGACGGCAACAACTCCATTTATATTTACTTAAGAAAAGGGAAAGAGGAGGACGAGGTGACGATGACCGTGCTCAACCTGACGCCACGGGTTTTTGATTATAAAATCGGTGTGAACGAAGGCACAAACTGGGAAGTGATCCTGAATTCCGATGATGAAAAATACGGCGGCAGCGGTGTGAAGGCAGAGATCATTGACGAAGAAGATGATGAGTGGATGTACCGCCCGAATGCCATTATACTGAAACTTCCGCCATTGGCAGGTGTGGTTCTAAAACAAAAGAAAACGCCTGAAGGAAGGAAAAAAGCAGCCGCAGAAACTTCAGAAATCAAAGACGGAAAGAAACCGGCGGCAGGAAAAAAACCTGCTAAAACCACTGCGAAAAAGGCTGCAGTGCCTGAAGAAACCCGGCAAAAAGTTTCAAAGCTGAAAAAAGCAGCCGGTGAAGCTGCAAAAGAAATTAAACCGAAAAAGACAGTATAA
- a CDS encoding VOC family protein: protein MKLNAGIITEKLSETKKFYKEVLDFGVSFENEFYILLHTPNNSSEISFLQPNHPSQKPIFQSAFNGKGVYLTIEVENVDEIYKRLKEKGVSMEFEIRDELWGDRHFAIKDPNGIGIDIVTYTKPAD from the coding sequence ATGAAACTTAACGCAGGAATTATTACAGAAAAATTAAGTGAAACCAAAAAATTCTACAAAGAAGTGTTGGACTTTGGAGTGAGTTTTGAAAATGAATTTTATATTCTTTTGCACACACCAAACAATTCGTCAGAAATCAGTTTTTTGCAACCGAACCATCCAAGTCAAAAACCTATTTTCCAATCAGCATTTAACGGAAAAGGTGTTTATTTGACTATAGAAGTTGAAAATGTGGACGAAATTTATAAAAGGCTGAAAGAAAAAGGTGTCTCAATGGAGTTTGAAATCCGAGACGAACTTTGGGGCGACAGACATTTTGCAATTAAAGACCCAAATGGAATTGGAATTGACATTGTAACTTATACAAAACCAGCAGACTAA
- a CDS encoding AraC family transcriptional regulator, whose translation METIRKYYKPIQPTVSKNDGEITYQEIHPKNEIQNFVYCFWQLKTKRKLSEDFNYCVVSDGCIDIFFDNKQPEESFVMGFCRKFTEFNIGKEFNYIGIRFLPTAFPILFGINAKKLSNHSQELKNINPEIYNWICSEIKPRTSFEDISKKLNKKFLEVIHNQNIELDQRFLNSLILIFQKKGFLDTEKDLDTGLSARQLRRIFDYYIGTTAKSFSNVIRFQYILNAKPSQQSLKNNKLYFDVGFFDQAHFIKNFKTFYGITPSEAFR comes from the coding sequence ATGGAAACAATAAGAAAATACTACAAACCAATTCAACCGACAGTTTCTAAAAATGACGGAGAAATAACTTATCAAGAAATTCATCCAAAAAACGAAATCCAAAATTTTGTTTACTGTTTTTGGCAACTGAAAACCAAAAGAAAATTATCAGAAGATTTCAATTATTGTGTTGTTTCTGATGGTTGTATTGATATTTTTTTTGACAATAAACAACCTGAGGAGAGTTTTGTTATGGGATTTTGTAGAAAATTTACTGAATTCAACATAGGAAAAGAGTTTAATTATATCGGCATTCGTTTTTTGCCAACTGCTTTTCCAATATTATTCGGAATAAACGCTAAAAAATTGAGTAATCACTCACAGGAACTGAAAAATATAAATCCCGAAATTTATAATTGGATATGTTCCGAAATAAAACCAAGAACTTCATTTGAAGATATTTCAAAAAAATTGAACAAAAAATTTCTAGAGGTTATTCATAATCAAAACATAGAATTAGACCAGCGTTTTTTGAACTCACTAATTCTAATTTTTCAAAAAAAAGGTTTCTTAGATACAGAAAAAGATTTGGATACAGGTTTAAGTGCTCGACAATTACGAAGAATTTTTGATTACTATATTGGAACAACAGCAAAATCTTTTAGTAACGTTATTCGCTTTCAATACATTTTAAATGCAAAACCTTCCCAACAAAGTTTGAAAAATAATAAACTTTATTTTGACGTTGGTTTTTTTGACCAAGCACACTTTATTAAAAACTTCAAAACATTCTATGGAATAACTCCTTCCGAAGCGTTCCGTTAG
- a CDS encoding WG repeat-containing protein, with protein MKTVINRTFLILILFATINMLFGQNFKSKIDENIYLERKNNLYGIVDSLNKTIIPFNYDFIEYKNSVFIVRKGDNNGIVNIENKEIIPLQFKYILPRDNNRFILWTKNSEFGLTDTSGKIILPVKYKRVSSNKNDDFYLTENKNGYCGVFDINGNMIFPEEYIFYTEDNYKIFATKNNKPLILDLLNPTNTIVLDENISFVNTARHFSVDEKYYQIIKQNNKYGLINSMNEIIIPVKFDNLISSQNWRYFIIEQNGKKGLINTDNKIIKEPKYDKIQLMKEYIILKTKGKKDEYYSYEY; from the coding sequence ATGAAAACCGTTATTAATAGAACATTTCTGATTTTAATTCTATTTGCAACCATAAATATGTTGTTTGGACAGAATTTTAAATCTAAAATTGACGAAAATATATATTTAGAAAGGAAAAACAATCTTTATGGAATTGTAGACAGTTTAAATAAAACAATAATTCCTTTCAATTATGATTTTATCGAATATAAAAATTCAGTTTTTATCGTCAGAAAAGGCGACAACAATGGAATTGTAAATATTGAGAATAAAGAAATTATTCCATTACAATTTAAATACATTCTTCCCAGAGATAATAATCGTTTTATACTTTGGACTAAAAATTCAGAATTCGGCTTAACTGATACTAGTGGAAAAATTATACTTCCAGTAAAATATAAAAGAGTTTCATCAAATAAAAATGATGATTTTTATTTAACAGAAAATAAAAATGGTTATTGTGGAGTTTTCGATATCAACGGTAATATGATTTTTCCTGAAGAATACATTTTTTATACAGAAGATAATTATAAAATATTTGCAACAAAAAATAATAAACCATTAATTTTAGACCTTTTAAATCCCACAAATACAATTGTTTTAGATGAGAATATTTCATTTGTAAATACAGCAAGACACTTTTCAGTTGACGAAAAATATTATCAAATCATAAAACAAAATAATAAATATGGTTTAATTAATTCTATGAATGAAATTATTATTCCTGTAAAATTTGACAATTTAATTTCATCACAAAATTGGAGATATTTTATAATTGAACAGAATGGTAAAAAAGGCTTAATAAATACCGACAACAAAATAATTAAAGAACCTAAATACGACAAAATACAATTGATGAAAGAATATATCATATTAAAAACAAAGGGTAAAAAGGATGAATATTACTCTTATGAATATTAA
- a CDS encoding MrcB family domain-containing protein: MDRILREPIENYLTQKQLTFAGNQLADRLRNEFPNLLAQILPDQSRYKVAGSPGKGNWTDNPWIAILDTLITDTPQSGYYPVFLFKSDMSGVYLSLNQGVTEVREYYRRDAKNVLKLRAEDFRAKIDIDENDLLEIDLNSNSSNAKLYKAGNIIAKYYSADNLPNVAELTADVLRFLHLYEELTFNDTQIDEKKDLTAIEKKQYRLHFRIERNSGVSKKVKDFKGYICEACDFNFVDKYGELGRQFIAAHHLTPIANLGIGQFQINIQTDFAVLCSNCHSMIHRLDDPSDLEQLRQNIMQNE; this comes from the coding sequence ATGGACAGAATATTAAGAGAACCAATTGAAAATTATTTGACGCAAAAGCAACTAACTTTTGCAGGTAATCAACTTGCAGACAGACTGCGAAATGAATTCCCAAATCTTTTAGCTCAAATTTTACCTGACCAGTCACGCTATAAAGTGGCAGGCTCACCAGGTAAAGGTAACTGGACAGATAATCCTTGGATAGCTATTTTAGACACATTAATTACAGACACACCTCAATCTGGTTACTATCCTGTTTTTCTATTTAAATCGGATATGTCTGGTGTATATTTATCTTTAAACCAAGGTGTAACTGAGGTTAGAGAATATTACAGAAGGGACGCTAAGAATGTTTTAAAATTAAGAGCCGAAGACTTTAGAGCTAAAATTGATATTGACGAAAATGACCTGTTAGAAATAGACTTAAATTCTAATAGTTCAAACGCTAAACTTTATAAGGCAGGTAATATCATTGCTAAATATTACTCCGCAGACAATTTGCCAAATGTCGCTGAATTAACTGCAGACGTTCTTCGCTTTTTGCATTTATATGAAGAACTAACATTTAATGACACTCAAATTGACGAAAAGAAAGACTTAACTGCAATTGAAAAAAAACAATATCGACTTCATTTTAGAATAGAACGTAATTCAGGTGTTTCAAAAAAAGTAAAAGATTTTAAAGGATATATTTGTGAGGCTTGTGACTTCAACTTTGTTGACAAGTATGGTGAACTTGGCCGTCAGTTCATAGCGGCTCATCATTTAACACCGATTGCCAATTTAGGAATTGGACAATTTCAAATTAATATTCAAACAGATTTTGCGGTTTTGTGCAGTAATTGTCACAGTATGATACATAGACTTGACGACCCTAGTGACCTTGAACAACTAAGACAAAATATAATGCAAAATGAATAG
- a CDS encoding Shedu anti-phage system protein SduA domain-containing protein: MNKSAHFKIDPKLAELLGETYRSIEEASKELIDNSYDADSENVDIILPDDLTVNPTITIKDNGSGMKEKEVRNEYLNIANSRTSRKGSISYLKKRKVKGRKGIGKFAGLMVATQMKVETFAAGKKTIIVINKDELAKAGYDLEKVPLPISVEDCDENLHGTTITLEGLNQNLNYPNPDRLKELLIRDYGRETDFSITINGENIGVLDLQGKSYSERIELPDGKMATLNYTITEKPVKQAGIVVRVNNKIIGRPQNFLVEDEIIPKKLQNRVYGELICDDLEEDLTADFGAVIDNSKLYQKVTTEATEKLKSSVDEVFVTDMKMARARYQRKINKELEKLPEYKQPFAKKALYKVLEKFYGETEDRINTVISVTVSAMEKDHYWDIIQNIQDTRDGDIEKFADALSEFGLLEMSIVTSQALNRLRFLDELNILVDNPKTLEKTIHKAFENNTWLLGDDYSVIFSDTGMKQAIEKMLHKKYKGDNPDKRPDLLFGRNLSRQLCLIEFKRPSFTLTRDTEKQAIEYRDDLNTYYHNQKIEIILLGGRVKENISSHNEREDVQFRTYIDIIGVARQKLIWLIDELKRQ, encoded by the coding sequence ATGAATAAATCAGCACATTTTAAAATTGACCCGAAACTAGCCGAATTGCTCGGTGAGACATATCGCTCTATCGAAGAAGCGAGTAAGGAACTTATTGACAACTCTTATGATGCTGACTCTGAAAATGTAGATATTATTTTGCCTGACGACTTAACAGTTAATCCTACAATAACCATCAAAGACAATGGTTCAGGTATGAAAGAAAAAGAAGTTAGAAACGAGTATCTGAACATTGCAAATAGTCGAACTTCAAGAAAGGGAAGTATATCCTACCTTAAAAAAAGAAAAGTTAAAGGACGCAAAGGAATTGGAAAGTTTGCAGGACTAATGGTTGCAACTCAAATGAAGGTTGAAACATTTGCGGCAGGTAAAAAGACAATTATCGTAATTAATAAGGACGAATTAGCAAAAGCAGGTTACGATTTAGAGAAAGTTCCGCTACCAATTTCAGTTGAAGACTGTGACGAGAACTTACACGGAACAACAATCACACTTGAAGGGCTAAATCAAAATCTAAACTATCCCAACCCCGACAGACTAAAAGAATTATTAATTAGAGATTACGGTCGTGAGACAGATTTTAGCATAACTATTAATGGCGAAAACATTGGAGTTCTTGACTTGCAAGGAAAATCATACTCTGAAAGAATAGAGTTACCCGATGGAAAGATGGCTACTTTAAATTATACAATTACTGAAAAACCTGTAAAACAAGCTGGCATTGTAGTAAGAGTAAATAATAAAATCATTGGGAGACCTCAAAATTTTTTGGTAGAAGACGAAATAATTCCGAAAAAATTACAAAATAGAGTTTACGGTGAATTGATTTGTGATGACTTAGAAGAAGACTTGACAGCCGACTTTGGAGCTGTAATTGACAACAGCAAATTATATCAGAAAGTTACAACCGAGGCAACGGAAAAGTTGAAAAGTTCAGTTGATGAAGTCTTTGTTACCGATATGAAAATGGCGAGAGCCAGGTATCAGCGTAAAATCAATAAAGAACTCGAAAAACTACCTGAATATAAACAACCATTTGCTAAAAAGGCTTTATACAAAGTTCTAGAAAAATTCTATGGTGAAACAGAAGACAGGATAAACACAGTTATTTCTGTAACTGTTTCTGCAATGGAAAAAGACCACTACTGGGACATAATTCAAAATATCCAAGACACACGAGACGGAGACATAGAAAAATTTGCTGATGCTCTTTCTGAATTTGGACTATTAGAAATGAGCATAGTTACAAGTCAGGCATTAAACCGACTTAGGTTTTTAGATGAACTAAATATTTTAGTTGATAATCCAAAAACTCTTGAAAAGACCATCCATAAAGCTTTTGAAAATAATACTTGGTTACTTGGTGACGACTATTCTGTGATTTTTTCAGATACTGGAATGAAACAAGCTATTGAAAAAATGTTGCACAAAAAATATAAAGGTGACAACCCTGATAAAAGACCAGATTTATTGTTCGGTCGTAATCTAAGCCGACAACTCTGCTTAATTGAATTTAAAAGACCTAGTTTCACTCTAACAAGAGACACAGAGAAACAAGCAATTGAGTATCGAGACGACTTAAACACTTACTATCACAATCAAAAGATAGAAATCATTTTACTAGGTGGACGGGTAAAAGAGAACATAAGCTCTCATAACGAAAGAGAAGATGTTCAATTCAGAACGTATATTGATATTATTGGAGTAGCGAGACAAAAACTAATATGGCTGATAGACGAACTGAAACGACAGTAA